The Limanda limanda chromosome 20, fLimLim1.1, whole genome shotgun sequence genome has a segment encoding these proteins:
- the cavin4b gene encoding caveolae-associated protein 4b, translating to MTDKAGMPSGGGGGDDAGNIMALLERVAGLMDSVQTTQQRMEERQLELENTVKTIQSDVVKLTSAHANTSSSVDRLLEKTRKVSRHIKDVRVRVENQNLRVKKVEVTQGDLLAKNKFRVVIYQGDQEVKAVTPGNESAEPSGGARAEVEPDKFELPPESDEEYMVVEEADSAAAGRAKKTGLTRIESFKATFSKENMSKTRENLGTKVNKFGERIVTAERREKIRQSGERLKQSGERLKDTISKSVPAKLNLKKERTVAEGQEGAEGAVDGAAPVPPPKGRKGSAEPAKMAADEGKAEEAEVPMYDMKQLS from the exons ATGACCGACAAAGCAGGCATGCCAtcaggtggggggggcggagatGATGCAGGAAACATCATGGCGTTGCTGGAGCGCGTGGCGGGCCTCATGGACAGCGTGCAGACCACCCAGCAGCGTATGGAGGAgcgtcagctggagctggagaacaCAGTGAAGACCATCCAGTCTGATGTGGTCAAGCTGACCAGCGCCCACGCCAACACCAGCTCCTCCGTGGACCGGTTGCTGGAGAAGACCCGTAAGGTCAGCCGCCACATCAAGGACGTCAGGGTGCGTGTGGAGAACCAGAACCTCCGGGTGAAGAAGGTGGAGGTCACCCAGGGCGACCTCCTGGCCAAGAACAAGTTCCGGGTGGTCATTtatcag GGCGACCAGGAGGTGAAGGCCGTTACTCCCGGCAACGAGTCAGCAGAACCCAGTGGTGGCGCCCGAGCTGAGGTGGAACCGGACAAGTTCGAGCTTCCTCCCGAGTCGGACGAGGAGTAcatggtggtggaggaggccgACTCCGCAGCCGCCGGCCGCGCGAAGAAAACCGGCCTGACTCGCATCGAGAGCTTCAAAGCCACGTTCTCCAAGGAGAACATGAGCAAGACCCGCGAGAACCTGGGCACCAAGGTCAACAAGTTCGGCGAGCGCATCGTGACGGCCGAGCGGCGTGAGAAGATCCGTCAGTCCGGAGAGAGGCTGAAGCAGTCGGGCGAGCGGCTGAAGGACACCATCAGCAAGAGCGTCCCGGCCAAGCTCAACCTGAAGAAGGAGAGGACGGTGGCGGAGGGCCAGGAAGGAGCCGAGGGCGCCGTGGACGGAGCCGcgcccgtccccccccccaaggGCCGCAAGGGCAGCGCCGAGCCTGCCAAGATGGCTGCCGACGAGGGCAaggcggaggaggcggaggtTCCGATGTACGACATGAAGCAGTTATCGTAA